The sequence TCAAGATTCATCCGGTTCCTCCGTGGGTGATAGTGTTATGCTCATACACAGTATAATATTCTTCTTTTAAATTGTGTATAATTTTTGTATATTCGCAACTGTTAAAACCACCCGTAGCATGCGTTAATTGGAGGCAATATAATGAACGCTCTCGCAAAAGAACTTAACGAGATTATAGCCGGAGTAAACCCAGCCGTTTACGAAATGCTTTCCGACCTCGGAAAGAATATTTACATGCCCAAAGGCATCATCACACAGTCGGCTGAGGCTAAGGAAAAGGCTCATAAGTTTAACGCTACCATAGGCATAGCAATGGAGAAGGGCGAGCCCATGTATCTCCAGTGCATCTATGACCATCTCAAAGGGCTGCCCGCTAAGGATGTTTTCACCTATGCGCCCTCTTCCGGCAAGCCTGAACTGAGAACGAGATGGAGAAAAAAAATATACGATGAAAACCCCGCTCTCGCAGGGAAAAATATAGGTTCGCCCGTTGTAACAAACGCGCTCACCCACGGTCTTAACATTGTTGCGGATATGTTTCTTGATAAAGGTGATTATGTCGTTCTCCCCTCCATGTTCTGGGGCAACTACAGGCTGACATTCTCCGTTATCAACGGGGCAGAGATCGCCACTTACGAAACCTTTACCGAGAAAGGCGGCTTCAATGTTCAGGCTCTGCTTTCCAAGGTTGAGGAATGCGGAAAAATAAAAGGAAAGGCTGTTGTTATCCTCAACTTCCCCAACAACCCCTCCGGCTACACTCCCTTGCCTGCTGAGGCGAAGGCAATTGCCGACGGTCTCACAGCCATAGCCGAGAAAGGCATTAAGCTTGTTGTGGTTACTGACGATGCTTACTTCACACTTTTCTATGAAGACAGCATAACCGAATCGCTTTACGGTCAGCTTGTGAGCAGGAGCAAAAACCTTCTTCCCATCAAACTTGATGGAGCGACTAAAGAGGAGTTCGTGTGGGGCTTCCGTGTTGGCTTCATAACCTTCGGTGCCACAAGCAGCGCAGACGAATCCAAAATGTTTGCCGCTATAGAGAAAAAAGTGACAGGACTTATAAGGGGAACAATCTCCAACTGCCCCCACCCCTCACAGACTCTTGTTCTCAAATCTCTGGAACATCCCGACTTCGAGAAACAGAGAAAACAGAAATTTGAAGTGCTCAAGGAAAGAGCGCTTAAATTTAAAGAAATACTGGGCAGAGGCGAATTCACAGACCAGTTCACTTACTACCCCTTCAACTCAGGCTACTTTATGTGCCTTAAGCTGAATACTGTGGACGCTGAGGAACTCCGCATACACCTGCTGGATAAATACGGTATAGGCACTATCTCCTCCAGCAAAACAGACCTGCGCATCGCCTTCTCATGCGTTGAGGTCGGCGACAGCGAAGAGCTCTTCAAATGCATCTATCAGGCATGCAAAGAACTCGCCGCCAAGTAAGCGGACTTGTTTAAGAAAACTTCCAGAGGGGAGCCGGAAATCCGGTTCCCCTTTTTTTGTGGATGATCAGGGGACGGGGCTGCGCCGTGCGTAGCGAAGGCAGGATTCTCCCTGCAGCGAGCGTGCATCCGAAATTTTCATGGATGATAAATTTCCGTTGGTAATTGACACACAATACAATTCAGCATATAAAACTAAACCGATTCTATAAGGTTTAGCCCGAATGGCGGAATAGGTAGACGCAAGGGACTTAAAATCCCTCGGAATTTAATTCTGTGCCGGTTCGATTCCGGCTTCGGGCACTTATATATATCAATAACTTACAAAGGGCAGTCCTTGTTATGGGGCTGCCCTTCTTTGTTTCTGTGTTGTAAAAATGTTGTATTTTATTTTGAAGAAAAAACTTCTGATAGCCTGTCGGGAAGGTCAGGATATTTCTTAAAGACTCGCCACCATCTTTTGAGATCAGCATGAAAGAGCTTAAAGTTTTCATCTCCCAAACGCCATGAGCCCATAATAATATCAATTTCATTATTATCATACTCTTCAAATCTAATTTCTTTCTTAGGGCTAAGCTCTAGTGTCAAATGTCTAATTACTTCTCTTTCTCTCATAAGTCATCACCAAAGACTGATATTACTGATGAAGCAGTCGGCAGTTCATCAATAATACTTTTAATTGTTTTATTTTCTGATAATCCCGGATGTTCAAATTGAAATTCAAGGTCAGAAAAATCAAAAGTTCCAAGCAATTCATTTGCCCTGAAAATATCAACTGTTTCGTTTTCATAGAGAACAAATTTGTAATCAATGTCTTTTTCTGTTTTTAAAACACATATGCTATTTACTTTCATGGCTCATTTCTCCTTGTTCTATGACAGAATACTTTCCACTACTCCATTCAAAACAATCATCATCTACAATCAAAGTTAGATTAAGCGGGCTTTTATCATCTTTGCGGTAAACTTCATAGTCTGCCCTGCCAGATTCAATCATTTTTGTTAATTCATACAGAGTGATATTGCGTTCCTTCAATTCTTTATAAAAGCGGCTAAAAACGAAGAAAGGAGCGAGAGTTTTTGAATAGGTTATCATTCTAAGATTATTAAATTTTATGAGCCTTTCTTCGGTGCGCTCACGCTCGTTACCTGAACCATCTGATTTTATGCCCGCACCTTTCATTACATACTTGCTGATGTACCTCATGACTTGCATATAATAATCATTTTGATATTTTGTCTCATCATGTATGAATTTGATATAAAGGAAATCTCCAGAAGAAATGTTGAAGTTTTCAAGAGCATAGCAATCAGGCTTTCTATTATCGAATGGTTTGAAAGGAAATTGCTTTAAATAGGGCTCATAGTATTTTTTAGGAATAACTACTTCTGTCCGCCCTATTTCAGAAAAATGAGCTTTTTTTCTTTCAATGACCTCAAAAAAATTAAGAAAAGCCAACTTTTCATCTGGTACATAATAAGCACAATGAGAATGAAGCGTATAATCTTTCTGAAACTCAAGTGTATAGATATACTGAAAGAAGTCAGATGAAATATAATACCAATCTTGAGAAATTCTTAAAGCCTTCTTGCGTGTCTCGGTTGGCTCCCTGAATAAATTATCGTCCCTTAATGCGCGGTGAAAATTTCTAAGCAATGCAGATTGTTTTTTTACGATAGAAACATCTTCTTGATTAAAACGAGAAGATTTCAATGTGGCAGTAACAAAAATCATTGCTAGGTTCTTTTCCTGAGCAAGGCTATTAAATGAGTCAATAAGATTTAAGTATTGAGCATATCTTCTGAACCTCAGATGCTCAACAAGCTCGTATAGAGATATAAAAGTTTCATTAATTTGGATGCCATGCGTTAATAAATACGAAAGATTTTTTTTATCTTTGCTGTCATAAATCAAGTTCAGTAATTTTAATGAAACTCCTACTCCCATCATTGCTACCGCACTTGGTGTATAACTAAACAAGGGGCGGTTTTTTTCGCTTGCGCTCATGCCTTCGCTTACGCTTCGGCAGTCATCACCGCAAGGCGCACCGCTAGCAAAAGAAGAGGTCATATTATACCTCTTGCTTTAACTGTATTTGATGTGATGAGATTCTCTAGAGTGTCTCTTGAAATAAAGACACGCCGAGAGATTTTGACGTGTTCAATCTTCCGCTTATAAATCCAGTCATAAAGAGTATGTTCGGAAAAACCAGTATAGGCGGCGGCTTCCTGAATAGAAAAAAGTCGTTTCTCAATGCCTGTTCCAACTGACATAATGCCCTCCGTATGCGTTTGATACGGAGAACTTAGGCTATTTCAGTTGGTCAAAGCAAAGCTACATGACCAAGAAAATTAAAGGTCGCTAAATAAAATTACGCCAATTTTATAAATTGTCATAATTTTATTTATAAGCTCCATGGAAAGGCGAACAGATACCTTTCTTTCCTCCTGTTTTTTGTGAAGGAGGGAAAGAAAGGGTTAAGGTTTGATTACTTTCCTGACAGTATCCAAAGAGCGCTTTAAGTCAAGATTTTTAATAACAATTCTTGCAACAGCAGAATCATTATCAGGTTCAAAAATAGTTTTTCGTACACTTTCAGCTTCTTGTCTCCAGCGTTCATGTTCTTCATTTACAGGAGAGCCGTCACGTTGACCACCGTTTGACTTACATTGTCTTTGTGTTTTTACATATTGGAATATCGTATCTTCATAATTAAGTTCTTTTGCCCCAAATGCCCCTGACAGGATTTCCATTTTATAGAAGGCATCAAGCATTGCAATTATGCTCAGTTCGACATTAGAAGATATATTACGTTCAATTTGTGTAAGATGAATCAATGCCTCATATGCGAATTGTACGTTTAAGGGGTGTTCAGGGTGTATGTATTCTTCTCCGTATATGATTTCTTGGTTCTCGGCAGCCATTAATTCATCAATAGAAACTCCTTCTGTTCTTTTATAATAAATATTTTCAAGGTCAGCATTTGAAGTTCTATCAAATAAATCTATCTCTTCTTCACCGAGAACTAAACTAATCTTACGTTTGAAGTAATTAAGGGCTTCTGTAAGATTATGAAAATTATGAGTTCCAAGTTTGAAAAGTTCAAAATTATCTATCTCAAGTTCTTCCGCCTCGTTACTTCGTCTGAGAACCATTCTATCAAAATATTCAGGAGGGCGGGTGCAGAATCTTCTATGGTGCCAGTATCGTAATGATCCAATAATTTTAATCCACCATATGAAACAGAAGTATTTAATTCTCTTCAACACTTAAATAGCTCCCCAGACGCTCTATGGTACGCTTAGATTCTTTCAGACCTACATGGGTATAGCGTTCAATCATCTTGGCGGTTTTATGCCCTGAAATCTGCTGAATTTCGATGATACTTGCTCCTGATGCCGCAAGTCTGGTTATCATTGTATGTCTTAGTTCGTGAAATACGATGTTCAGTTGCGCACGTTCGACAGCCTTTTCAAAACCACCGCTTAAATCCTTTAATCTTTGTCCGTCAGTGGGGCGGGAGAAAATATATTCATACTTGCCAGTAAGGGAATGAAGTTCGATTAAAACGGGTTTTAAAGAGTTTATGATGGGTATTTCTCTAGGTTGGTTATTCTTGGTTTTGTAAATTCTGATGCTGTTTTCTTCAAAACTGATGTTGCTCCATTTAAGGTTAATAACCTCGCTGTATCTCATGCCAGTATAAAGAGCCACCATAACGAAATGATAAAGAATAGGACTTCTGGAATTGCGACATTCTGCAAGGAGTTTTTTTTCATCTGCACTGCTCAAGACATTTCTTTCTTTTGGCTGTTCCTGAAGCATTGGAAGTTTTCTTACTGGATTACGGTCTATCAGCTCCAATGATTCAGCATAGTTGAAAGCGAATTTAACTACTTGAAGGTATCTATTGACCGTGGCAGGCGAGCGCTTCCCGTTATTGATAAAGTTTCTATAGTTTTCAATATCGGTTCTGCTGATGTTATTCATGGATTTGTCAAAATCTTTGAAATCTCTTGCCGACTCAAAGCGTCCACGGTGAAAATCTGTAAGATGGTTTTTGTAATAATCCTTGTAGTAAGTATTAAAAAAGGTTTTCCATAGAATAGTTTTTGTGATTCCAAAAAAACGATTTTCACGTACATCTGTTTTACGTTTTGCCAGAGCTTCACGAGCATACCCGATGCTATCGCCGATTTTCTCGGTTTTCCGTTTTCCATCAATAGAATATTGTATATAGTAATTCTTGCTTAGTTTCTCGCCGCATGATTTGCAGTTTTTTGACTGTGTACTGTTGAAGGTTCGACATTCGCATCTGTTGAATATTGCCATTGAAGCCTCTGTGATGTGTGGTGTTGTAAAAATGTTGTAAAATAATAGAAACACCACCGTGAATTCTCCGTAATTCAACGATACCACAAAAGATAAAAAATGCAATATAACATGCACTTAAATAAGTCATCCTGAATTGTCGTGAATGCTTAAAAAAGGACTTAAAATCCCTCGGAATTTAATTCTGTGCCGGTTCGATTCCGGCTTCGGGCACTTTTTAAAAGACTTGATTTTTTATAATTGAATTATTGGCATTAGTCTTGATTTCTTTTATTAACATCATTGTCATTAAAGCGAACCCATGTGACATTGCCTTGAATGTGTTTTAAGTTGAGTGATTTTCTAAGGCTGTCTCTTAAAGAGTTGATCAAGGGGTCAAGCTCAAAAATACCGCCTTCGGCTATATCATATGCAAGCTTTTTAGCTAACTCAATTTGTTCTTCATTTCCAAATAATTGAATTGCTCCAATGAGACTTTCAAGTTTCTTATTACGTTCTTCAGTTGATTTTCTGTGTGCGACTTCATTGTTTAATATTCTATAAGCATCAATTAAATGGCTTGTAATTATTTTTCTTTTATCATCCTGAACAGCTCTTTTAGATGACCACCAACCGTTGAATATCCAGCCTGCTATAACTATCAGGCTGCTGATTATGAGTTCGATTTCTTTCATGCGATATTATAAATTGAGTTTGTGATTTTCTCCAACAGAATAAACATAAATTGTTAAATTGATATTTACATTGAATTACGTATAATTATGCGTAATATTGTCTGTAAGAGGTGCAGCATGTATGGTGTAAAGTATGAGCTTAATGAAATGATGAGTGCCAGCAGCTTTTCAAGAAATATGAATAAAGTCGCAGATCTCCTCAGAGATAAAAACCGCGTTGTGGTGCTGAGAAACAATAATCCCGAGATGATTGTACTCCCTGTACAGGAATACGAACTTATGAAGTCTGTCATGGATTTGGCAGAACATGTTGAAATAGCTCAGCTTATTGAGGAAAGAAAAAATTCGGAAAAGGTTCCTTTGGACGAAGCACTGAAAAGACTGGGCTTAGAAGATGAGTAGCACCTACAATGTTTCTCTTTCTGAAAAAGCTGTTGAGGATATAGGGAGGCTTGACGGCAGCATAAAGAAACTGGTGGCTAAACAGCTTCAGGCTCTTCGGAGCAATCCTTTCAAAGGCGAATCACTGGGAAGCAAGGCAGGAATTGATCTGAACGGCTGTTATAAGCTCTATGTCCATAAAAAGCAGGTCAGAATCGTCTATCAGGTAATAGATGATGAGCTTCTGGTGTTTGTTGTCGGCATCGGGAAGAGAGAAAATTTAGAAGTATATAAAGAAATATTCAAAAGACTGCAAAGCGGACAGAGTTAGAACTGTCTGTCGGCTCTGTGTCTCAATAAATTTAATCTTTGCCCCCCCAATCCCGCAGTCTGATTGACAATTATTCATAAACGGTGTATTTTTTAACCATATACAAGACTTACGCCGTCCGAATTTTTCTGTCGGCGCAGTTCATTGCAGAGGCCGCTGTGTTAAAAAGATTCCTGCTGTTGATCCTCCTTCTGTCCGTCTGCTCCCCTGCTTTTGCTCTGGAATTTACCTCTGCGGAAGAGGAATACATAAAAAACAATCCCGAAGTGCGTCTTTGTGTTGATCCTGACTGGGTTCCTTTCGAGCGGATAAACGAAGACGGGAAACATGAGGGCATAGCGGCGGATCTCCTTGCGCTTATAAGCAGCCGCACAGGCATAACGTTTACCCTTGTCCCGACGAAAGACTGGGATGAGAGCCTTGCTCTGTCAAAAAGCGGCGGATGCGATGCGCTCAGCTTTCTGAACAGCACTCCTCAGCGGGAGGAGTGGCTTATCTTCACAGAACCTCACTTCACAGATTCCAATGTGTTTGTAACCCGTGAGGAGCATTCCTTCATAGCAGACCCTGCCGATTTGCCTGATGAAACCATAGTCTTCCCGAAAGGAACGGCAATGGAGGAGCTTATCCGCAGGGATTACCCCAATCTGAAAATAATCCTCACCGATTCTGAGATAGGCGCATTCAACATGGTCTCCGACCGCAAGGCGGATATGACAATGCGCTCTCTCATTATGGCGGCATACACCATAAAAAAACAGGGGCTCTTCAATCTGAAGATCTCCGGCAGGCTGCCCGGATACAAAAACTATCTCCGCATGGGAGTGGTTAAGGAGAAATCGATGCTCCGCGGAATTCTCAATAAAGGCATAGCCACAATAACCAATGCCGAGCGTGAGGAGATTATCAACCGCCATGTGTCTATAAACGTGCAGACTCCGGCAAACTACAGGCTTCTGATGCAGATTTTTGCCGTTGCCGCCGTCCTGCTGATTATTTTTATAAGATGGAACATGAAGCTCAGAGAGCTGAACAAAAGGCTTGAAAAAGCATCTCAGACCGATGTACTCACCGGACTTTACAACAGGACAATGATAGATTCAAGGTACTATGGGGAATTTGAGCGTTCCAGAAGGTACGTCCGTCCTTTTTCTGTTATAATGTTTGATGTTGACCATTTCAAAGAGGTCAATGACAAATTCGGGCATCTGGAAGGTGACAAGGTTCTGGTGAAGATTGCTGCGGCACTTAAGGAAACAGTGCGCAATTCCGACATAGCCGGACGCTGGGGCGGCGAAGAGTTCCTTATTCTCTGCCCTGAGACAGCCGCAGATGACGCGGTAATACTCGCCGAAAGAATCAGAGCCGCGGTAAGGAGCCTCGGAAACAGAGACCCTCAGCAGGTCACAGTTAGCCTCGGCATAGCTCAGTCCGAAGAATCGGACACGCCGGACACCCTTCTTCTCCGTGCCGATAAAGCTCTTTATCAGGCGAAAAATTCAGGCAGAGACAGAGTCTGCCGCATCTGAAAATTTATTTCTGAAAGCCTTTTTCCGGCAAAAACATAAAATCCGGTATGATAGGGAGCAGAATATGAAACTCAAATACCTTATCCCCGTTTTGCTTATTGCTTTTTTTGCTGTTTCCGCATGTCTCTTTGAGCTTTACAGGGCAAGAACCGTTTTCAGAAACTCAGCACTGGCGCAGACAAAGCAGATATACGATATACTTCTCGCCACAAGGCAGTGGAATGCCATGCTCGGCTGGATATACGCTCCGGTGAGCGACGACTGCCCGCCGAACCCTTATCTTCAAGTTGACAACAGGGATGTGCGTACGGAAAGCGGTGAGCTTCTGACCATGGTAAACCCCGCCTATATGACGAGGCAGATAGGTGAAATAATCAGCCGCAGAATCAATATCCGGATCAAACTCACAGGAAATAACCCTCTTCGTCCGGAAAACGCTCCGGCTCCTTGGGAAGCGGAGGCTCTGAAAAGGTTTGAGCAGGGGCAGAAGGAATACTACCTCTGGGAAGAGGACAACGGATCCCACTACATCAGATACGCCGCTCCGCTCTTTGTTCAGGCGGAGTGCCTGCACTGCCACGACGGCTACAGTCCCGGGGAGGTTCTGGGCGGTCTGAGCATAGTACGGAACCTTGATATGCTGCGCAGTTCGCATATGGCGAAAAATCAGTGGACAGTTTCTCTGATGTTTATTTTCGGCAGTCTGGCGGTCGCGGTAATCTATCTCCTCCAGAAA is a genomic window of Geovibrio thiophilus containing:
- a CDS encoding type II toxin-antitoxin system RelE family toxin — encoded protein: MSSTYNVSLSEKAVEDIGRLDGSIKKLVAKQLQALRSNPFKGESLGSKAGIDLNGCYKLYVHKKQVRIVYQVIDDELLVFVVGIGKRENLEVYKEIFKRLQSGQS
- a CDS encoding helix-turn-helix domain-containing protein, which translates into the protein MSVGTGIEKRLFSIQEAAAYTGFSEHTLYDWIYKRKIEHVKISRRVFISRDTLENLITSNTVKARGII
- a CDS encoding type II toxin-antitoxin system Phd/YefM family antitoxin, with translation MYGVKYELNEMMSASSFSRNMNKVADLLRDKNRVVVLRNNNPEMIVLPVQEYELMKSVMDLAEHVEIAQLIEERKNSEKVPLDEALKRLGLEDE
- a CDS encoding aminotransferase class I/II-fold pyridoxal phosphate-dependent enzyme; the encoded protein is MNALAKELNEIIAGVNPAVYEMLSDLGKNIYMPKGIITQSAEAKEKAHKFNATIGIAMEKGEPMYLQCIYDHLKGLPAKDVFTYAPSSGKPELRTRWRKKIYDENPALAGKNIGSPVVTNALTHGLNIVADMFLDKGDYVVLPSMFWGNYRLTFSVINGAEIATYETFTEKGGFNVQALLSKVEECGKIKGKAVVILNFPNNPSGYTPLPAEAKAIADGLTAIAEKGIKLVVVTDDAYFTLFYEDSITESLYGQLVSRSKNLLPIKLDGATKEEFVWGFRVGFITFGATSSADESKMFAAIEKKVTGLIRGTISNCPHPSQTLVLKSLEHPDFEKQRKQKFEVLKERALKFKEILGRGEFTDQFTYYPFNSGYFMCLKLNTVDAEELRIHLLDKYGIGTISSSKTDLRIAFSCVEVGDSEELFKCIYQACKELAAK
- a CDS encoding diguanylate cyclase; amino-acid sequence: MLKRFLLLILLLSVCSPAFALEFTSAEEEYIKNNPEVRLCVDPDWVPFERINEDGKHEGIAADLLALISSRTGITFTLVPTKDWDESLALSKSGGCDALSFLNSTPQREEWLIFTEPHFTDSNVFVTREEHSFIADPADLPDETIVFPKGTAMEELIRRDYPNLKIILTDSEIGAFNMVSDRKADMTMRSLIMAAYTIKKQGLFNLKISGRLPGYKNYLRMGVVKEKSMLRGILNKGIATITNAEREEIINRHVSINVQTPANYRLLMQIFAVAAVLLIIFIRWNMKLRELNKRLEKASQTDVLTGLYNRTMIDSRYYGEFERSRRYVRPFSVIMFDVDHFKEVNDKFGHLEGDKVLVKIAAALKETVRNSDIAGRWGGEEFLILCPETAADDAVILAERIRAAVRSLGNRDPQQVTVSLGIAQSEESDTPDTLLLRADKALYQAKNSGRDRVCRI
- a CDS encoding tyrosine-type recombinase/integrase: MAIFNRCECRTFNSTQSKNCKSCGEKLSKNYYIQYSIDGKRKTEKIGDSIGYAREALAKRKTDVRENRFFGITKTILWKTFFNTYYKDYYKNHLTDFHRGRFESARDFKDFDKSMNNISRTDIENYRNFINNGKRSPATVNRYLQVVKFAFNYAESLELIDRNPVRKLPMLQEQPKERNVLSSADEKKLLAECRNSRSPILYHFVMVALYTGMRYSEVINLKWSNISFEENSIRIYKTKNNQPREIPIINSLKPVLIELHSLTGKYEYIFSRPTDGQRLKDLSGGFEKAVERAQLNIVFHELRHTMITRLAASGASIIEIQQISGHKTAKMIERYTHVGLKESKRTIERLGSYLSVEEN